In Dryocola sp. LX212, the genomic stretch TTGAAGTCTGCGGTCACGGTTTCAGGACAATGGCGTGTAGTTCGTTGATTGAGTCAGGGTTGTGGTCGAGAGATGCAGTGGAACGGCAGATGAGCCATATGGAGCGTAACTCTGTGCGAGCGGCTTACATTCACAAAGCCGAGCATCTTGATGAGCGCAAACTGATGCTGCAATGGTGGGCTGATTTTCTGGATGCGAATAGGGATAAGGCGGTGAGTCCGTTTGACTTTGCCAAGTTTGGGCGGTGATTAGCCGCGGTTTCTCCCACAACATGCGGAGTGGGGACTTTGCATAAGTTAAAGCGGTCTATCCAAAGGAGACCAACAGTGCCAGCAGTGATGCTGGTGCTGCTAGTTAATGACGCTGCTTATTTTTTGTCTATTTTGCAATATGCGTTATGTCTCTCAAGAGTAACCCTGTGTTAAATATCGATAGGGCCAGTCTGCCACAATGAAGAACCGAAAAAGATATTGATTTAAGGAGGGTGTTTACTTATCTGTTCTGAACGGTTTCGCGATACAATGCTACCAAGTATGTAACTAATTCTAAGCAAAGGTGCTTTATAATCGAGGGGCGATTGAATGGATGCATTAAGTGCTACTACATCGACAAATTTCAGTTTTCTCGCTGAACATGACCCGCTGTTTCTACAAATCGCCACTGCTGCAGAAAATGCCTTCTCAGGCGATCCCAACACCACCTTGATTAAGTTGCGCCAACTAGGTGAAGCCTTAGCACAACATATTGCTGCGCTGGTCGGGCTCACGTTTGATGAACCGCCCACTCAGGCTGATTTACTCTACCGCCTCAATCGCGAGCTAAAATTTGAACCAACGGTACGCGAGCTATTTCATCTATTGCGGATAGAGGGCAACAAGGCCACTCACCAGTTCAAAACCAAGCACAAAGAGGCGCTGGATGGCTTAAAAGTGGCGCGAGCGCTAGCTATCTGGTTCCACCAATCTTTCGGCAAGCAGGGAGCGGCCTTTAAACCCGGCGCTTTTATTGCTCCCCCAGACCCGAGCAATCAGCTCAGGCAACTCCAAACGGAAATCGATCGCCTCAAAAGTGAGCTCACTACCGCCAACATACAGCTAGATTCCAGCCAACAGCTGCAAAATTTGCTGGTGCAGGAAAAGAGTGAATATGAAACGCTGGCGCTAGCCATGGATGATGAAACTAAGGTGTTAGCATCGCAGGCGAAAGAGCAGGAAATTGCACTCGAACAGCTTCGACAGCAATACGAAGAAAAATTAAAAATCCTGCAAGCGCAGCTGACCGAAAAAGATGAAAAGCAGGCCCGAACACAACGGCAAGAGTTTGCCCAGAAGAGCCGCCGTGCTAGCCAACATATCGCGTTAAATGAAGAACTCACCCGTATACTGATTGACCAAAACTTAAATGATGCGGGCTGGCTTGCTGACAGTCAGGAACTGACCTGGGCTAACGGAACTCGCCCTGAAAAGGGGATAAACAAAGCCATTGCCGAATGGCCTACGGAGCATCAGGGTAAAAAAGGTCGCGCTGATTACGTTCTGTTTTGCGGCTTAACTCCGCTGGCCACGGTCGAAGCCAAAAAAGAAAACACCGATGTTGCGGGAAAAATTCCGCAGGCAGAACGCTATAGCAAAGGCTTCAAAATCACTTCCCCCATGATCGGCGCATGGGAGCGTGAAGGCCGAACCATTGCATGGGCGGATGAAACTGACGGGCATTACATTATCCCGTTTGTATACTCCTGCAACGGTCGCCCCTACGTGCCACAGTTGGCCGAGTCATCAGGAACTTGGTTCAGGGACGTGCGCGAACCGTCCAACATCCGCCGTGCGCTGCAAAAGTTTCATACCCCGCAAGGCTTGCTGGATAAACTCGAACGCAGCAAAGACAGCGCCGAACAGAAGCTAAAGCAAGAAGGCTTCGCTTACCTCCGGTTACGCGATTATCAGCAAAAGGCCATTCTCGCCGTTGAAAGCACATTGGCGCAAAACATCCGCAATGCCCTGCTGGCGATGGCAACCGGCACCGGGAAAACACGCACCATTGTTGGCCTGATGTACCGTTTTCTGAAAACTGAACGCTTCAAGCGCATCCTGTTTCTGGTTGACCGCACGGCTTTGGGCGACCAAGCCACGGACACCTTCAAAGAAGCGCCGCTGGAGCAAAACCAGACGCTGTCTCAGATTTACAATATCGCTGAGCTCGGCGATATGGCTACACAGGCAGAAACCCGAGTACAGGTCGCGACGGTACAGGCCATGGTTAGCCGCATTTTTTCCTCGGACACACCACCGCCGGTGGATGAATTTGACTGCATCATCGTTGATGAAGCCCACCGAGGCTACACCTTAGATCAGGAAATGACGGAAGGGGAGCTCTCGACCCGCGACGCCAGCCAATACCTCTCCAGCTACCGTCGAGTGCTCGATTATTTCGACGCGGTAAAAATCGGCCTTACCGCCACACCGGCGAAACACACCAGCGATATCTTCGGCAAACCGATTTACATCTACTCCTACCGTGAAGCCGTGGCGGATGATTGGCTCATCGATCATGAACCCCCGATCCGTTATGAAACGCTGCTGACGCAAAATGGCATCCACTTTGACAAAGGGAGCCAGGTGCATGCCATTAATATCCACACCGGAGAGGTTGAGATTGACCAGCTAGAAGACGAGGTGGATTTCAACGTCGATGCATTTAACCGTGGCGTCATCAGTGAAAACTTTAACCGGGTTATTTGCCAACAGCTCGTGAAAGAGCTCGACCCCTTTGGCGAAGAGAAAACACTGGTTTTCTGCGTCACGGACAAACATGCCGACATGGTCAAACGCCTGCTGGATGAAGCGTTCTCTGCCGAATATGAAAACTATAATCAAGCGGCCGTCGAGAAAATCACCGGTGAAAGTGACAAAGTCAAACAGCTGATCAAACAGTATAAAAATGAGCGCTACCCGAATATTGCCGTCACCGTTGATTTGCTCAGCACCGGCATTGACGTGCCGAAGATTTGTAATCTGGTTTTCATGCGTAGGGTGAAGTCACGTATTTTATTTGAACAAATGATCGGTCGCGCAACGCGCCGCTGTGATGATATTGGCAAAACGGTCTTCCGTATTTACGATCCGGTGGATATTTATGAGGCCCTCAGCGACGTCAACACCATGAAACCGCTGGTCAAAGACCCCAATATCACGCTTGAACAATTGGTCAGCGAGCTAACAGATACTAAACAGCTTGAAAAAGCGCTTAATAGTCCCGGCGAACAGGCCGGGGAAACTCAAGCTGATGTGGTACTCAGCCAGTTAAGCCAAAAGGTGATGCGTATTTTGCGTAAAGCGGAAAAACGCGCAGAAAGTCGTCCGGCGGTGAAACAAAAGTTGGCTGACCTTCACCAGATTTGGGGTGTAGAACCTAAACAACTGCATCAACACCTGCATCATTTAGGGCCGCGTCAGGCGGCTGCCTTCATCCAACAACAGCAAGGGTTAATCAGTCAGCTCAACGAGATAGCTACATTACTCGGCAGTGAATACCGGCCGATTATTTCTGAGCATCATGACCAACTAGAGGAACGTAACCAGAGCTACGGTAGCCATCAACGGCCAGAAGATTACTTGGAAAGCTTTGCGGATTTTATTCAGCAGCAGCTTAACCAATCCACTGCGCTGGCCGTGGTTGTCAACAAACCCCGCGACCTCACTCGTGAACAGCTTAAAGAGATCCGCTTATTATTAGACGGTGCGGGCTATTCCGAAGCTAAACTACAAACCGCCGTGCGTAATCAAACCAATCAGGATATCGCCGCCAGTATTGTCGGCCATATTCGCCGTGCTGCACTAGGGGAACCGCTTATGCCTTTTGCGCAGCGCGTATCACAGGCAATGATCAACATTTATAACAGCCACGCATGGACAACCCAGCAACGAAAATGGCTGGATCGTCTGGCAAAACAGCTGGTTCATGAAGTGATCATTGACCACCAATTTATTAACAGTCGTTTTGCTGATGACGGCGGCGTAAAACAGCTTAATAAGATATTGGTAGACCAACTGGACAGCGTGCTGGATGAACTTAACGGTGCGATCTGGCCACAACAAAGCGCCTGATTCTGGTAAAATTCGCTGGCGAAACTCGCCTTTTTAATCGCGCTTGCGGCATATTTTGTGAGCGAATGCAGGAAAAATAATGAGTAATAATAACGATATCGTACAAAAACTGTGGAACCTGTGTGATGTACTGCGTGACGACGGCATCAACTACAGCGATTACGTCACCGAACTAGTGCTACTGCTGTTTATCAAAATGGTGCATGAAAATACCGAAGCAGAATTATTAGATCAGCACACCTTACCGCAGGGCTGCCGCTGGGGCGATCTCAACAGTTTATCGGGCCTCAACCTGCTCAACTATTACAAACAAATGCTGTTGAAGCTCTCCAGTGGCAAAGACGCTGAAGGTAATTCGGTTCATGCTGACCCGCTGATTAGCGCCATTTATGCCGATGCGCAAACTCGCCTGCGTGAGCCTCGTCATCTCGAACAGATGATCCGCACCCTCGACCAAATTGACTGGTTTAGTGCTAAAAAAGACGGTCTCGGCGATCTTTATGAAGGTCTGCTGGAGAAAAACGCCGGAGAAACAAAATCTGGCGCAGGACAATATTTTACGCCGCGAGCTTTAATTAACAGCATGGTACGCTGCATTAAGCCACAGCCTGGAGAAGTGATCCAAGATCCCGCTGCGGGCACCGCAGGATTTTTGATTGCCGCCGATCAATACATCAAGCAACAAACCGACAACCTCTACGACCTGACGGCCAAAGCGAGAACCTTTCAAAAAAATAAAGCCTTTGTTGGTGTGGAAC encodes the following:
- the hsdR gene encoding type I restriction-modification system endonuclease translates to MDALSATTSTNFSFLAEHDPLFLQIATAAENAFSGDPNTTLIKLRQLGEALAQHIAALVGLTFDEPPTQADLLYRLNRELKFEPTVRELFHLLRIEGNKATHQFKTKHKEALDGLKVARALAIWFHQSFGKQGAAFKPGAFIAPPDPSNQLRQLQTEIDRLKSELTTANIQLDSSQQLQNLLVQEKSEYETLALAMDDETKVLASQAKEQEIALEQLRQQYEEKLKILQAQLTEKDEKQARTQRQEFAQKSRRASQHIALNEELTRILIDQNLNDAGWLADSQELTWANGTRPEKGINKAIAEWPTEHQGKKGRADYVLFCGLTPLATVEAKKENTDVAGKIPQAERYSKGFKITSPMIGAWEREGRTIAWADETDGHYIIPFVYSCNGRPYVPQLAESSGTWFRDVREPSNIRRALQKFHTPQGLLDKLERSKDSAEQKLKQEGFAYLRLRDYQQKAILAVESTLAQNIRNALLAMATGTGKTRTIVGLMYRFLKTERFKRILFLVDRTALGDQATDTFKEAPLEQNQTLSQIYNIAELGDMATQAETRVQVATVQAMVSRIFSSDTPPPVDEFDCIIVDEAHRGYTLDQEMTEGELSTRDASQYLSSYRRVLDYFDAVKIGLTATPAKHTSDIFGKPIYIYSYREAVADDWLIDHEPPIRYETLLTQNGIHFDKGSQVHAINIHTGEVEIDQLEDEVDFNVDAFNRGVISENFNRVICQQLVKELDPFGEEKTLVFCVTDKHADMVKRLLDEAFSAEYENYNQAAVEKITGESDKVKQLIKQYKNERYPNIAVTVDLLSTGIDVPKICNLVFMRRVKSRILFEQMIGRATRRCDDIGKTVFRIYDPVDIYEALSDVNTMKPLVKDPNITLEQLVSELTDTKQLEKALNSPGEQAGETQADVVLSQLSQKVMRILRKAEKRAESRPAVKQKLADLHQIWGVEPKQLHQHLHHLGPRQAAAFIQQQQGLISQLNEIATLLGSEYRPIISEHHDQLEERNQSYGSHQRPEDYLESFADFIQQQLNQSTALAVVVNKPRDLTREQLKEIRLLLDGAGYSEAKLQTAVRNQTNQDIAASIVGHIRRAALGEPLMPFAQRVSQAMINIYNSHAWTTQQRKWLDRLAKQLVHEVIIDHQFINSRFADDGGVKQLNKILVDQLDSVLDELNGAIWPQQSA